One Gammaproteobacteria bacterium genomic window carries:
- a CDS encoding DUF4156 domain-containing protein, protein MNTPRHALLLPASILVTALAGCSWVTLSPGGERVRLMKPEEVTVCQKLGRTTATTSTTVLGFIGRSYPTVAEEVQQLGRNEAAKMGGDSIAPEGGIEGGRQTFGVYRCIGSVERSGGSGSAVTRPLPQ, encoded by the coding sequence GTGAACACACCACGCCACGCGCTTCTCCTCCCCGCATCGATCCTCGTCACGGCGCTCGCCGGATGTTCCTGGGTGACGCTCTCCCCCGGCGGCGAGAGGGTGCGCCTGATGAAGCCCGAGGAGGTCACCGTCTGCCAGAAGCTCGGGCGCACGACGGCGACCACGAGCACCACCGTGCTCGGCTTCATCGGCCGCAGCTACCCCACGGTCGCCGAGGAGGTGCAGCAGCTCGGCCGCAACGAGGCCGCAAAGATGGGGGGTGACTCGATCGCGCCCGAGGGCGGCATCGAGGGCGGGCGCCAGACCTTCGGCGTCTACCGCTGCATCGGGTCGGTCGAACGTTCCGGGGGGAGCGGGTCTGCGGTGACCCGGCCGCTGCCGCAATGA
- a CDS encoding DUF72 domain-containing protein yields the protein MSHASGTEPTVRVGTSGWSFRHWQGPYYPADLPADEWLPHYARDFHAVEVNSTFYGLPEEATFAAWRARTPEDFLFALKAPRTVTHLHKLRNCTEPLTAFLARARLLGPKLGPVLFQLPPRWHANPSRLAEVLALLPAGLRSAFEFRDPSWHQEEVYAVLRAHNAAFCVFDAGGVTTPLVTTADFVYVRLHGPGASPYAGSYGEAQLRDWAAKARQWAGRGQKDVFLFFDNDQAGYAVRNAAGMRKYLEEDLRSAPPAAFAGAAEGG from the coding sequence GTGAGCCACGCGTCGGGCACCGAGCCCACCGTCCGCGTCGGGACCTCCGGCTGGAGCTTTCGCCACTGGCAAGGCCCCTACTACCCTGCGGACCTCCCCGCGGACGAGTGGCTCCCGCACTACGCCCGGGACTTCCACGCGGTCGAGGTCAACAGCACGTTCTACGGGCTCCCCGAGGAAGCGACCTTCGCCGCCTGGCGGGCCCGGACGCCGGAAGACTTCCTGTTCGCGCTGAAGGCCCCGCGCACCGTCACGCACCTGCACAAGCTGCGCAACTGCACCGAGCCGCTCACCGCCTTTCTCGCCCGGGCCCGCCTCCTCGGCCCGAAGCTCGGGCCTGTCCTGTTCCAGCTGCCGCCGCGCTGGCACGCGAACCCGAGCCGGCTGGCGGAGGTGCTCGCCCTCCTCCCCGCGGGCCTGCGGTCCGCCTTCGAATTCCGTGACCCGAGCTGGCACCAGGAGGAGGTCTACGCCGTGCTGCGCGCACACAACGCCGCCTTCTGCGTCTTCGACGCCGGCGGGGTCACCACGCCGCTGGTCACGACCGCCGACTTCGTCTACGTACGCCTGCACGGGCCGGGAGCCTCACCCTACGCCGGCAGCTACGGCGAGGCGCAACTGCGGGACTGGGCTGCCAAGGCCCGCCAATGGGCGGGAAGAGGCCAGAAGGACGTCTTCCTGTTCTTCGACAACGACCAGGCGGGGTATGCCGTGCGCAACGCCGCCGGCATGCGCAAGTATCTGGAGGAGGACCTGCGCTCCGCGCCGCCCGCGGCCTTCGCCGGCGCCGCCGAGGGCGGTTAG
- a CDS encoding pyrimidine/purine nucleoside phosphorylase — protein sequence MSTLDNVTVLPKANVYFDGKCVSHTVELPDGTKKSVGVIFPSMLTFRTGVPELMETVAGDCRVRIEGESEWRTYGAGESFRVPGNTRFDIEVAGAPYHYVCHFLPAE from the coding sequence ATGTCCACGCTCGACAACGTCACCGTTCTCCCCAAGGCCAACGTCTACTTCGACGGCAAGTGCGTCTCACACACCGTCGAGCTCCCCGACGGCACGAAGAAATCGGTGGGGGTCATCTTCCCGTCGATGCTCACCTTCCGCACCGGGGTGCCGGAGCTCATGGAGACCGTGGCGGGTGACTGCCGCGTGCGGATCGAGGGCGAGAGCGAGTGGCGTACCTACGGGGCGGGCGAATCCTTCCGCGTTCCCGGCAACACCCGCTTCGACATCGAGGTGGCCGGCGCACCCTATCACTACGTCTGCCACTTCCTGCCGGCGGAGTAA
- a CDS encoding type II toxin-antitoxin system VapC family toxin encodes MKRILVDTNAYAAFKRGEPGARDIVQMADFLGVSTVVLGELLGGFVLGARAERNRAELAAFLESPRVVVLPVSEATAGFYASVFAALRRKGQPIPTNDLWIAATALEHGFALFTYDGHFRAVDGLLAGSRPEDFLP; translated from the coding sequence ATGAAGCGCATCCTGGTCGATACCAATGCCTACGCCGCGTTCAAGCGGGGCGAGCCGGGCGCGCGGGACATCGTGCAGATGGCCGATTTCCTGGGGGTGAGCACGGTCGTGCTCGGTGAGTTGCTCGGCGGCTTCGTCCTCGGGGCTCGAGCCGAGCGTAACCGGGCCGAGTTGGCCGCTTTTCTCGAGTCTCCCCGGGTTGTCGTGTTGCCGGTTAGCGAGGCGACTGCAGGGTTCTACGCCTCGGTCTTCGCGGCCCTGCGGCGCAAGGGACAGCCCATCCCCACCAACGACCTCTGGATTGCAGCGACGGCACTCGAGCACGGATTCGCCCTGTTCACCTACGACGGCCATTTCCGGGCGGTCGACGGACTCCTCGCCGGCAGCCGCCCCGAAGACTTCCTGCCCTGA
- a CDS encoding antitoxin produces the protein MSNLTLRGLDEETSARLKQAAQSRGVSVNRHALELLRRGLGLVPRSRGERHHDLDHLAGTWSETDAREFADALAAFEQIDESLWR, from the coding sequence ATGTCCAACCTGACCCTCCGGGGACTCGATGAAGAGACCTCAGCCCGCCTGAAGCAGGCGGCGCAGTCCCGGGGCGTGAGCGTCAACCGCCATGCCCTGGAACTGCTGCGCCGGGGGCTCGGGCTGGTGCCGAGAAGCCGGGGCGAGCGGCACCATGACCTGGACCATCTGGCCGGGACCTGGTCCGAGACGGACGCCCGGGAGTTTGCCGACGCCCTCGCGGCCTTCGAGCAGATTGACGAATCGCTCTGGCGATGA
- a CDS encoding radical SAM protein: MDSDSQEHHIAFGPIPSRRLGQSLGINHIPAKTCSYGCRYCQVGPTTHRSVEPRDFFPPEEILRAVSEHLRKVRESGGRVDYLSFVPDGEPTLDSRLGESIRALRPLGIPIAVITNSSLLWREEVRARLADADLVSVKVDTVDEDAWRRVDHPHGALSLPVILQGIRDFAHGFRGKLYSDTMLIAGVNDDEDRVTATADFLAEIHPHTAYLAVPVRPTAASAVRGADAPALARARAIFLERLPRVEVLAGHETQDFAHSGDARSDLLAITAVHPMREVAVRRLLAQDHADWGLVESLLAEGALEVLERDELRFYRRRLPR; encoded by the coding sequence ATGGACAGCGACAGCCAGGAGCACCACATCGCCTTCGGCCCCATCCCCTCCCGGCGCCTGGGACAGAGCCTCGGCATCAACCACATCCCGGCCAAGACCTGCAGTTACGGCTGCCGGTACTGCCAGGTGGGGCCGACCACGCACCGCAGCGTCGAGCCCCGGGACTTCTTCCCGCCCGAGGAGATCCTGCGGGCCGTCTCCGAGCACCTGCGGAAGGTCCGCGAGAGCGGCGGGCGGGTCGACTACCTGAGCTTCGTCCCGGACGGCGAGCCCACCCTGGACAGCCGTCTGGGGGAGAGCATCCGGGCTCTCCGGCCCCTCGGCATCCCGATCGCGGTGATCACGAACAGCAGCCTTCTCTGGCGCGAAGAGGTCCGCGCCCGGCTCGCCGACGCGGATCTGGTCTCGGTCAAGGTGGACACGGTGGACGAGGACGCCTGGCGGCGGGTCGACCATCCCCACGGCGCGCTGTCCCTGCCCGTCATCCTGCAGGGGATCCGGGACTTCGCGCACGGTTTCCGCGGCAAGCTCTACTCGGACACGATGCTGATCGCGGGGGTCAACGACGACGAGGACCGGGTCACTGCGACCGCCGATTTCCTCGCCGAGATCCACCCGCACACCGCCTACCTCGCCGTGCCGGTGCGCCCCACTGCGGCGTCGGCGGTCCGGGGCGCGGACGCGCCCGCCCTCGCGCGGGCACGGGCCATCTTCCTGGAGCGCCTGCCGCGGGTCGAGGTGCTCGCCGGGCACGAGACCCAGGACTTCGCCCACAGCGGCGACGCCCGCTCCGATCTCCTCGCCATCACGGCCGTGCACCCCATGCGGGAGGTGGCCGTGCGTCGCCTGCTCGCCCAGGACCACGCCGACTGGGGCCTGGTGGAGTCCCTCCTTGCCGAGGGCGCCCTCGAGGTCCTGGAGCGCGACGAACTGCGCTTCTACCGCCGGCGGCTCCCGCGCTGA
- the vsr gene encoding DNA mismatch endonuclease Vsr, translated as MRARSWPIDGRRKTDHPTSDGSSLKYGPNTSELHVLWQDPYELYTTVLVGIDPVEGCFVGADPVLHSPTRFFISIELKDEHVELIRRHGWAAWERASRSVRGIAQPVEVLVGGLPGAFLRYVRMERAAKGLDAGYRQLLAEKLASLSVHEGLAMVHGRTPKLPPDNLHGLAKKLQLSETEILDLIQSAPRLKMAVRGWVAEEHLVRTLQTYPETSTCRRLRAEGGPDVLVALRGGADIAIECKNILRSKTSVGEYRLDFQRTRASNGLVSSSAPASRAKSANRSKDTAAELLLRRRLWRLGLRYRLHRRELHGCPDLVFPPARVAVFIDGDFWHGRDWELREARLAKGGNASYWTAKIAYNRERDAENAALLEDEGWTVLRVWEGDVKRSPQEVAAQVAAIVLGARGDRQRGSRRR; from the coding sequence TTGCGTGCGCGTTCCTGGCCAATCGACGGCAGACGAAAAACCGACCACCCGACGAGCGACGGTTCCAGCCTGAAATACGGGCCTAATACGTCCGAGCTCCATGTGCTCTGGCAGGACCCGTACGAGCTCTACACGACGGTTCTTGTCGGCATCGACCCTGTGGAAGGCTGCTTCGTAGGTGCCGATCCCGTCCTGCACAGTCCCACGCGATTCTTCATCTCGATTGAGCTCAAGGACGAGCATGTAGAGCTGATCCGGCGGCACGGCTGGGCCGCCTGGGAGCGAGCAAGCCGGAGTGTCAGGGGCATCGCCCAGCCCGTGGAGGTGCTCGTCGGAGGGCTACCGGGGGCCTTTCTCCGCTACGTCCGTATGGAGCGGGCAGCTAAGGGGCTCGACGCGGGGTACCGTCAGTTGCTGGCCGAGAAACTGGCGAGTCTTTCGGTTCATGAGGGTCTGGCGATGGTGCACGGTCGGACTCCGAAGCTGCCGCCTGACAACTTGCACGGGCTGGCGAAGAAGCTCCAGCTCAGCGAAACGGAGATCCTGGACCTGATCCAGAGCGCCCCGCGACTCAAGATGGCCGTCCGCGGCTGGGTCGCCGAGGAACACTTGGTCCGGACGCTGCAAACCTACCCGGAGACCTCCACCTGCCGTCGCCTGAGGGCCGAAGGTGGGCCTGACGTGTTGGTCGCGCTCCGGGGTGGGGCTGATATCGCCATCGAGTGCAAGAACATCCTGCGGTCGAAGACCAGCGTGGGCGAGTACCGCCTCGATTTTCAACGGACGCGGGCATCCAACGGATTGGTCTCCTCGTCGGCTCCTGCATCCAGGGCAAAAAGCGCGAATCGGAGCAAGGACACGGCGGCCGAGCTCCTGCTGCGACGGCGCCTCTGGAGACTGGGCCTGCGATACAGGCTGCACCGGCGCGAACTTCACGGCTGCCCCGACTTGGTCTTCCCGCCTGCACGGGTGGCTGTGTTCATCGACGGCGATTTCTGGCATGGGCGCGACTGGGAGCTGCGAGAGGCTCGTCTCGCAAAGGGCGGCAATGCGTCGTATTGGACGGCGAAGATCGCCTACAACCGGGAGCGGGACGCGGAGAATGCTGCTCTGCTGGAGGATGAGGGCTGGACCGTGCTGCGGGTGTGGGAAGGCGATGTGAAACGCAGCCCTCAGGAGGTCGCCGCACAGGTGGCCGCCATCGTGCTGGGTGCCCGGGGTGACCGTCAGCGCGGGAGCCGCCGGCGGTAG
- a CDS encoding EAL domain-containing protein: MDPRQRLHVVVIDRSDSGADELLAVLRQGGYAISGAVVDNPAALAEALRERPWDLVLATQRVPGFGIPRALTVLRTTHRDLPLVGVAPARRQGEDVALLALGARDVVDPTNRDHLLAVVRREVASLEDRRRLRRLERLHGLRPDRPAQGGLTGAEAPHRLPGSEGGPADGNGWSNLPGPGEAGRDYLTGLPNRGYFLEALTRYLDRPPTERTGGHLVLVELENFRSLRQSGGITTCDAIVAELSEVVRREVPPGRLFARFGDHSFAILTVDDDAGRVDQRAERVRAAIKATVTEVGGQFFATTASLGIAAVTPGVSDLRVVLSRADQACRRAILAGGNQVRRFEANAGDGAGSLRRTVAPDVVWNALGDDRLALWYQPVIPLHGQPRPFYQTQLRMLDRQGNPFPLDPFECMGSDGELAMKLDFWVVERALAEAQAQRAAGIEPTMLVRLSDSAIESKAVPLHLSRLLHRNQLDGGQFVFEVRETAARRQVRFAQAFVSALQRLGCAAAIADDAGPRTSGLSLVHHVDARYVRLGSGFVEGLARNEQRRVALRSFQDNARRLERVTIASGIEEASGLAVLWHCGVDYAQGDYIQEPRPGLEYDFEASLA, encoded by the coding sequence ATGGACCCCCGCCAGCGATTGCACGTCGTCGTCATCGACCGCTCGGACTCCGGCGCCGACGAGCTGCTCGCGGTCCTGCGCCAGGGGGGGTACGCCATCTCGGGCGCGGTGGTGGACAACCCGGCGGCGCTTGCCGAGGCGCTGCGCGAACGCCCCTGGGACCTGGTCCTCGCGACCCAGCGCGTCCCCGGCTTCGGCATCCCGCGCGCGCTGACCGTGCTGCGCACCACCCACCGGGACCTCCCCCTGGTGGGGGTGGCACCCGCCCGCCGCCAGGGGGAGGACGTCGCCCTGCTCGCCCTGGGGGCGCGGGACGTCGTCGACCCCACGAACCGCGACCACCTCCTCGCCGTGGTGCGCAGGGAGGTGGCCTCCCTCGAGGACCGGCGGCGCCTGCGGCGCCTGGAGCGCCTCCACGGGCTGCGCCCGGACCGGCCCGCGCAGGGTGGCCTCACCGGCGCCGAGGCGCCCCACCGGCTCCCCGGTTCGGAGGGCGGGCCCGCGGACGGGAACGGCTGGTCGAACCTCCCCGGCCCCGGGGAAGCCGGGCGCGACTACCTGACGGGCCTGCCCAACCGGGGCTACTTCCTCGAGGCCCTCACCCGCTACCTCGACCGCCCGCCGACGGAGCGCACCGGCGGCCACCTGGTCCTGGTGGAGCTCGAGAATTTCCGCTCCCTGCGGCAGTCCGGGGGCATCACGACCTGTGACGCGATCGTGGCGGAGTTGTCCGAGGTGGTGCGGCGGGAGGTCCCCCCGGGTCGCCTCTTCGCGCGCTTCGGCGACCACAGTTTCGCGATCCTCACCGTGGACGACGACGCGGGGCGGGTGGACCAGCGGGCCGAGCGCGTCCGGGCCGCGATCAAGGCGACGGTGACCGAGGTCGGGGGCCAGTTCTTCGCGACGACGGCGAGCCTCGGCATCGCCGCCGTCACCCCCGGCGTCTCCGACCTGCGGGTCGTCCTGAGCCGGGCCGACCAGGCCTGCCGGCGCGCCATCCTGGCGGGGGGCAACCAGGTCCGGCGCTTCGAGGCCAACGCCGGCGACGGGGCGGGCAGCCTGCGCCGGACCGTCGCCCCGGACGTCGTCTGGAACGCACTCGGCGACGACCGTCTGGCCCTGTGGTATCAACCCGTCATCCCGCTGCACGGCCAGCCGAGGCCCTTTTACCAGACGCAGCTGCGCATGCTGGACCGCCAGGGCAACCCCTTCCCGCTGGACCCCTTCGAGTGCATGGGCTCCGACGGCGAGCTCGCCATGAAGCTCGATTTCTGGGTGGTGGAGCGGGCGCTCGCCGAGGCCCAGGCCCAGCGCGCCGCCGGCATCGAGCCGACCATGCTGGTCCGCCTCTCGGACTCGGCGATCGAGAGCAAGGCGGTACCCCTGCACCTCAGCCGCCTGCTGCACCGCAACCAGCTGGACGGGGGCCAGTTCGTCTTCGAGGTGCGGGAGACCGCCGCGCGCCGTCAGGTCCGCTTCGCCCAGGCCTTCGTCAGCGCGCTCCAGCGCCTGGGCTGCGCCGCGGCCATCGCCGACGACGCGGGGCCGCGGACCTCGGGCCTGAGCCTCGTGCACCACGTGGACGCCCGCTACGTGCGCCTCGGCAGCGGCTTCGTCGAGGGCCTCGCCCGCAACGAGCAGCGCCGGGTCGCCCTGCGGTCCTTCCAGGACAACGCCCGCCGCCTGGAGCGGGTCACCATCGCCAGCGGCATCGAGGAGGCGAGCGGCCTGGCGGTCCTGTGGCACTGCGGCGTGGACTACGCCCAGGGCGACTACATCCAGGAGCCCCGCCCGGGGCTGGAGTACGACTTCGAGGCGAGCCTCGCCTGA
- a CDS encoding AAA family ATPase, producing the protein MTSPAGGLNVQRLLEPGFYPHPVRGLRLVETHISWVFLTGDYAYKVKKPLDLGFLDFSTLEKRAHCCREELRLNRRLAPSLYLDVVALTGTPEAPVLGGPGEPVEYAVKMRQFDEAGLLDRLIAGGELPPERIDRIARIAADFHARAERAPAESDFGTPERAHHPVAENFVQTLALVSGPDVVVRLEGLQAASEEAYRRLAPRMAARRRDGFVRECHGDMHLGNMALVDGDVAIFDGIEFNANLRWIDVMSEVAFLCMDLEQRGRPDYAWRFLNAYLERTGDYAGLSLLHYYQAYRAMVRAKVTAIRLAQPGLSAGDRAAAEASFLGYLSLAEGYTAAGRPFLAITRGPSGVGKSWLAGGLAERLGAVRVRSDVERKRLANLAPDAPSGSGFDTGIYTREMSQATYARLAELAREVASAGLPVVADAVFLERAHREPFAAIAGELGIPFLVLDLTARRETLRARLTEREGTGGDASEATAAVVDRQLEAWRPLDADEAGVALPIDASDTVDLGALAGEIGRRR; encoded by the coding sequence ATGACGTCCCCCGCCGGCGGACTGAACGTCCAGCGTCTGCTCGAGCCCGGCTTCTACCCCCACCCGGTGCGCGGCCTGCGCCTGGTGGAGACCCACATCTCCTGGGTCTTCCTCACCGGCGACTACGCCTACAAGGTCAAGAAACCGCTCGACCTGGGCTTCCTCGACTTCAGCACGCTCGAGAAGCGCGCCCACTGCTGCCGGGAGGAGTTGCGCCTGAACCGGCGGCTCGCGCCCTCGCTGTACCTGGACGTCGTGGCCCTCACCGGCACACCGGAGGCGCCGGTGCTCGGGGGCCCGGGCGAGCCCGTGGAATACGCCGTCAAGATGCGCCAGTTCGACGAGGCGGGGCTGCTCGACCGGCTGATCGCCGGCGGCGAGCTCCCGCCGGAGCGCATCGACCGCATCGCCCGCATCGCGGCCGACTTCCACGCCCGCGCCGAGCGGGCCCCCGCAGAGAGCGACTTCGGCACACCCGAGCGCGCCCATCACCCCGTCGCCGAGAACTTCGTCCAGACCCTGGCGCTCGTCTCGGGGCCGGACGTGGTGGTGCGCCTCGAGGGTCTGCAGGCGGCGAGCGAGGAGGCCTACCGGCGGCTCGCGCCCCGCATGGCCGCGCGGCGCCGGGACGGTTTCGTCCGCGAGTGCCACGGCGACATGCACCTCGGCAACATGGCCCTGGTGGACGGCGACGTCGCGATCTTCGACGGGATCGAGTTCAACGCGAACCTGCGCTGGATCGACGTCATGAGCGAGGTCGCGTTCCTGTGCATGGACCTGGAGCAGCGCGGCCGGCCTGACTATGCCTGGCGCTTCCTCAACGCCTACCTCGAGCGCACCGGCGACTACGCGGGTCTCTCCCTGCTGCACTACTACCAGGCCTACCGGGCCATGGTGCGCGCCAAGGTGACCGCCATCCGCCTGGCGCAACCGGGGCTGTCCGCGGGCGACCGGGCGGCCGCCGAGGCGTCCTTCCTCGGCTATCTCAGCCTCGCCGAAGGGTACACCGCTGCGGGGCGGCCCTTCCTCGCCATCACCCGGGGCCCCTCCGGCGTCGGCAAGAGCTGGCTCGCGGGAGGCCTGGCCGAGCGCCTGGGGGCGGTGCGCGTCCGGTCCGACGTGGAGCGCAAGCGGCTGGCGAACCTGGCGCCCGACGCGCCGTCGGGGTCGGGCTTCGACACCGGGATCTACACCCGCGAGATGAGCCAGGCGACCTACGCGCGGCTGGCGGAGCTGGCGCGGGAGGTGGCGTCCGCCGGGCTGCCCGTCGTCGCCGACGCCGTGTTCCTCGAGCGTGCCCACCGGGAACCCTTCGCGGCGATCGCCGGGGAGCTGGGGATACCGTTCCTCGTCCTCGACCTGACGGCCCGGCGCGAGACCCTCCGGGCCCGCCTGACCGAACGGGAGGGGACCGGGGGGGACGCCTCCGAGGCCACCGCCGCGGTGGTGGACCGGCAGCTCGAGGCCTGGCGTCCGTTGGACGCGGACGAGGCGGGGGTGGCCCTGCCGATCGACGCCAGCGACACGGTGGACCTGGGTGCGCTGGCGGGCGAGATCGGACGCCGGCGTTGA